Proteins encoded in a region of the bacterium genome:
- the lysA gene encoding diaminopimelate decarboxylase, with amino-acid sequence MEVGGCDLVELARKHGTPLYVYDEATVRQRAAEYVAAMGFGGQVLYSAKAFASPQFLRIVAEEGLGLDVVSAGELHLALKSGFPGDRIHFLGNNKSREDLDAALLAGATIVIDGEHEFELLREIVPEGRRTPVMLRLSPGVKPDTHDHIATGQLDSKFGFSIESGAARQAVEKALRHPRLELVGLHSHIGSQIFALGAYEDAMRIMLDLLVQLRDDLRFEPRKLGAGGGLGIAYTRNDDPPTPRHFVETIRHALDAGCARRGLKVPQLVVEPGRSIAGPAGLALYTVGSIKDIPGVRRYVAVDGGMGDNIRPKLYGARYEAYLASDPDRSPDGRVTIAGKYCESTDILITDVEMPELKPGDVICLPAAGAYCLAMASNYNGMPRPEVLMLKDGEARVMRRRETLDDLVAAEVF; translated from the coding sequence ATGGAGGTGGGCGGCTGCGACCTCGTCGAGCTGGCCCGCAAGCACGGCACGCCGCTATACGTCTACGACGAAGCGACCGTGCGCCAACGAGCCGCCGAGTATGTCGCGGCGATGGGCTTCGGCGGCCAGGTTCTGTATTCCGCCAAGGCCTTCGCCTCGCCCCAATTCCTGCGCATCGTGGCCGAGGAGGGTCTGGGGCTGGACGTCGTCTCGGCGGGCGAGCTGCACCTGGCGCTGAAATCCGGTTTCCCCGGCGATCGCATCCACTTCCTGGGCAACAACAAGAGTCGCGAGGACCTGGACGCGGCGCTCCTTGCCGGCGCCACGATCGTCATCGACGGCGAGCACGAGTTCGAGCTGCTGCGCGAGATCGTGCCCGAGGGCAGGCGGACGCCCGTCATGCTGCGCCTCTCGCCCGGCGTCAAGCCCGACACCCACGATCACATCGCGACGGGGCAGCTCGATTCGAAGTTTGGGTTTTCGATCGAGTCGGGCGCGGCGCGGCAGGCGGTGGAGAAGGCGCTGCGGCATCCGCGCCTGGAGCTGGTCGGACTTCACTCCCACATCGGCTCGCAGATCTTCGCCCTCGGCGCCTACGAGGACGCGATGCGGATCATGCTCGACCTCCTGGTTCAGCTTCGCGACGACCTGCGCTTCGAGCCGCGCAAGCTCGGCGCCGGCGGCGGGCTCGGCATCGCCTACACGCGCAACGACGATCCGCCGACCCCTCGCCATTTCGTCGAAACCATCCGGCACGCGCTCGACGCCGGCTGCGCCCGCCGCGGTCTGAAGGTGCCGCAGCTGGTGGTCGAGCCCGGCCGCTCGATCGCCGGCCCGGCCGGCCTGGCGCTGTACACGGTCGGCTCGATCAAGGACATCCCCGGCGTCCGCCGCTACGTCGCCGTCGACGGCGGCATGGGCGACAACATCCGGCCCAAGCTCTACGGCGCGCGCTACGAGGCCTACCTCGCATCCGACCCGGATCGCTCACCGGACGGCAGGGTGACGATCGCCGGCAAGTACTGCGAGTCGACGGACATCCTCATCACCGACGTCGAGATGCCGGAGCTCAAGCCGGGGGACGTCATCTGCCTCCCCGCCGCCGGCGCCTACTGCCTGGCGATGGCGAGCAATTACAACGGCATGCCGCGGCCCGAGGTGCTGATGCTGAAGGACGGCGAGGCGCGCGTCATGCGGCGGCGCGAAACCCTGGACGACCTGGTCGCGGCCGAGGTCTTCTAA